From the genome of Bicyclus anynana chromosome 26, ilBicAnyn1.1, whole genome shotgun sequence:
ACTTGGAAGTGAAAGAAGAATATGATGAACTGGATGCATCAAATGGACAGCACTCGGCATCTGACGAGAGCTCATTGTGGAGACCAAGTCTACTGGATGAAGTTCTGCAACAGGAGCAAGCTTTGAACCCAACAGTTGCACGTTTGACCAGAATACAGGATCTGGTGACGTTTCCAGATGAGACTGTCATTAAGCAAGAGTTCAGTGCTCACATGAGCATGCACCGTCAGGTGAGACATTcatttttatactatagtataGTTTTAGCAGATACAGAATGGTTTAGAGAgaagaatatcttagcattccacgGATTCACCATGCGGGTGCGGGGTCCATCGCgttgtagagagaaaaactcagaacagagtcctgaactttgactacaggatgtagggttaaggaattccttgacgatcgatcaacactccccgttctctgctcgtgttgttctccctgccgccaaatttggtaagatcctattagagcagcttatGGATATTTGTTCTAATAttgaactagctgcacttctagagaggccaaggtctttaagcaagttatagagagattttgctggtaatcctctcgcacctacttctacggtgtacagactaactacatggCCATTTTTAGTTAGCTCATTTGTTAGGTAACATAAGAAAATTAATGTGGAACAagggacaacttaattaacaaattaaactgtaaccaaaataagaccctagaatggagtcacgcacttatgattgttgtgtgtagggttaaagacgtttttgacagttaacaaacactccccttttccaagCATATGAAGACGACCGTAaggcgagcgccttatatcacaAGTCGTTCCTGCCCGTTCATTCTTCatctctctaactccccactctttacggaaacaagtggcgccatctagcgtcggcacgattcaacacgagatcgagcgatgtTATATCTGTCTCGGACTATGTCTTACAAtagataaatttttattttgaatggtTAATGAGCAATTTAATGTGTTTGTCCGACAGACCAGCGATGCTGACAGCGAATGTGTGACGTCACAAGTGAGTGAGCCTGATGCAGCTGTGAGCTCTGGCTGGCACTCGGCGCACCTCATTGAGCACAAGTCAGTATAATGTATCTGGTGCTCGTAAGGGGGCACCATTATGTCTCCTCAAGATTCATCAGACGAGTTACGTCATAATTGATTAAACAGCTAACAacatgacctaacaaatgaactaactaaaaatggctatatgGTTAGTCTGTATGCGGTAGAAGTATGTGTGAGAGGATTACTAGCAAATCTCtgtataacttgcttaaagaccttggcctctctagaagtgcagctaaagctagttatatattagaaCTGGTAcctaaagctgctctaataggatcttaccaaacttggctaggcagggagaacaacacgagcggaggaggggagtgttgattgatcgtcaaggaattctctaaccctacatcctgtagtcacaagttcaggactctgcacAGAGTtaatccttaaccctacatccattgttcacaagtcctggactctGCTCggcgtttttctctctaccaagCGATGAACCAttgattgctaagatatttgtctcccGAGAGCCTGTGATAGCTAGACACATCTCATGTCATAAAGTAGGAGTACGGACTCTTTGTACTCGGAGGGTTGAGGATCTGGACACTTGAAAACTGCTACTTTCCGAAGTAAACTCAGTcctaactccataattggctgccATACTCACCgtctgtttctttttttttgtagcccttgactacaatctcacctgatggtaagtgacgatgcaatctaagatggaagcaggctaacttgttagaagtaggatgaaatccacactccattcggtttctacacgacatcgtaccggaacgctaaatcgcttggcggtacgtctttgtcgctagggtggtaactagccatggctgaagcctcccaccagccagacctggaccaattaagaaaacctccccagcctggaatcgaacccaggatctccgtctagtaaatccaccgcgcacaccactgcgccacggaggccgtcagaaatgGGTGGAGCGTGAGACGAACATTCAGCCTTCACAGTATGAGGCATGTCTGGCTCTCGCAGCTGTCAGTGCCTGCTCCCTGCCCGCTGTCCCTGTGCTGCTCAGCACTGCACATTCTCACAAGAGTACACTTTACAGTTATGCAGCTCAGCGCGTGGACGATGACTCTCCCCCTCCCACAGACGTGGCTGCACCTGCAGGTGAGTGGGCACAGAACTGCTAttgtaatatcataatattccCTTCTCTTCTATGTAAATATTACTGCTGCTCTTTGTTATTCCATTTGTAATGCACCATTAAACATAGTCCAAAGGACATGTcctaattttgtatggagcctgggcctttattccgagtctcacctaagcagaacaaattatttttatcttaaaagaacataaaataaaacacaaaataaaaaaaaatttaggaacccgcattcttttaaattaattaaataaaatgtattttattcattagctgacaacattcaattaagaatttttatcatggcaacatgcttgtgactcacaccctgacagattgtcagtgatctttgTGTAGTAGCGTTTGTTTATggtgtttttaaagcaatttaatggatttttttgtttaatgcttctctgtttacgatttaatgtttatttttaacttgtgtcataatgacatttgataatattacatgacattgacagcttactcCTTacgaattcaattccaggtaaattgtacccagttggtacagcagcaagccttaaaatcaaaaattgaattgaatcaattccaggtgtttttattggcaaaaaaattctgaaaattattttctcaacagcaatttgtatcttgtTTCTGTAAACACCGtcctacatctaccgaccacctgtatatataatgcatgtatctgcaaataaatgaattgattgattgattgaaaaatgAATATAAACAAGTATTCTTTGGTCCTGCTCACATATTCCAACACCATTTAAACATGTATGTTATGATGCAGAGAATTACTGACATAAAAGTAGGTTTAAATTAATGACTTAGAgtgtatttcaatttaatttcaacttgttttaggtatttcatTGTCTGTGGCAACTGTGGATGCAGAAGACGGTACATTGAAGAAAACTAAACAAGAACTTGGCAAATGGACTCCTCGTAATGTCAATATGAAACGGATACTAGTACTCGCGGAACATCACAATGCCAAGAAATTTTTCGTTTGCTATTTTTGTCAATACAAATCTATCCACAAAAATGACTTAGCAGATCACATGCTAACTCACGCGCTTGAAAATCGAAAGCCGGCCTTGAAAAAGTTTTTCTATTGTGATTTTTGTAAACACAAATCTACCCACAAAGCGAGTTTAGCTGTGCACATTAGAACTCACACTGgggaaaagccattttcttgtaatttatgCAAGTATAGAGGTTCTACCAAAGGTCTTTTAAAACTTCACATGCGAACTCACAccggtgaaaagccttattcttgcaAGTCGTGTGAGTTCAAATGTGCCCATAAAAGTGCCTTAGTGACtcatatgcgaactcacactggtgaaaagccttatgcTTGCAATTTATGTGAATTCAAAGCTTCTCAAAGATGTAGTGTAGTTTATCACATACAACGTATTCACAGTGGTGAAAAACGTTATACTTGTAAGTTGTGTGAGTATAAATGTTCAGTTAAAGACACgttattaaaacatattaagCGAAGTCACGCTAGTGGAAAATTTTACTCTTGTAATGTATGCGAGTTTAGGAGTACTCTAAAACCTATCCTATTGAGTCACAAACGAACTCAcggtgaaaagccattttcgtGTAATTTTTGTGAGTATAAATGTAGGACAAAAACTATCTTATCCAACCACGTGCGTATtcacactggtgagaaaccGTATTGTTGTGACTATTGCGGGCAAAAATTTGCTTTTAGAGGTACCTTAAGAAGTCATAtacgaactcacactggtgaaaagccttattcatGTAAGTTGTGCAATTTCAAAACTTCTCACGGTGACTACATAATAACccatatgcgaactcacactggtgaaaagccttattcttgcaAATTGTGCAAGTACAAAAGCGCTAAATCTCAAACCCTGCGTATtcatatgcgaactcacactggtgaaaagccttattcctGCAAGTTTTGTGAGTTCAAATGTTCTCAAAGCAGTAGTCTAATGACTCACATGCGAGCTCACACTGGTGACAAACCTTACTCTTGTCAGCTATGCGAGTATAAATGTGCACGTCACATGTATCTCAAGCAGCACATGCTCACACACACTAGCGAGGCCCTGTAACACGCGCACGCACACTGTCAGGCTCAACACGTGTGTGTTGTCTAGTGTGCGCACAGAGTATAGTGAATACACAAGCAAGCAGTCTGTCATCGAAGGACACCTTCCTTTATTCATAAGAGTCCTTAACATTGACTttttgcgtcaacgttcctaataagaactgccaaaatgtggaatgccctgCCGGCGTCGGTGTTTCCTGTCACGTATagtttgtgcaccttcaaggcaagagtgtataggcatcttctaggcaagcgggCTTCATCTTAgccctcatcattgctttccatcaggcttgattgtagtcaagcgtaagcgtaattacataaaaaaaattaaaaaaacttccaATTTTTCCAAAATAGTTTTTGACCTGATAACGTCTtttaaccatttgactcctaaatggaagaccggtcgcccatcgtatccgttacgtgacatgtaaaaaaatataaagtaaacttagggcaataggcgagcacactatcatgctccgcgcgatagaggaatataaagatttttaaatggctcacaactgtagattaaaaccgcatacCCTGGCTGTCGGCTTACAACGGTCggtcttcaacgcagacgggctcagcgataaaatactcgctggcagcgaatggttaaatcGAAGAACGCCGGCTCGCACGAAAAAGCACGATTCATTATCACGTCCCG
Proteins encoded in this window:
- the LOC112045580 gene encoding zinc finger protein 431-like isoform X1 is translated as MRCCVPFCRNTAANVRTAEGRRKDEGFTFHGFPSEACLRAAWLRALGKQDTHLPDFAVVCSQHFLSDDFSETESGLRQIAPGAIPSTVLVCTMCLDSDSKQLPMSKYKLDEAYQQFIGLPLCDRGNLQQTLCVRCAHRLINVTRFRDNSLRTRSLMKDLVEKHEVITNQHIKMITQDQIHLKRKFVITTFALNYCDLHIVEEHDKDKQTESVETVHSDIVVVKTEDSLDAMSADENLEVKEEYDELDASNGQHSASDESSLWRPSLLDEVLQQEQALNPTVARLTRIQDLVTFPDETVIKQEFSAHMSMHRQTSDADSECVTSQVSEPDAAVSSGWHSAHLIEHNYAAQRVDDDSPPPTDVAAPAGISLSVATVDAEDGTLKKTKQELGKWTPRNVNMKRILVLAEHHNAKKFFVCYFCQYKSIHKNDLADHMLTHALENRKPALKKFFYCDFCKHKSTHKASLAVHIRTHTGEKPFSCNLCKYRGSTKGLLKLHMRTHTGEKPYSCKSCEFKCAHKSALVTHMRTHTGEKPYACNLCEFKASQRCSVVYHIQRIHSGEKRYTCKLCEYKCSVKDTLLKHIKRSHASGKFYSCNVCEFRSTLKPILLSHKRTHGEKPFSCNFCEYKCRTKTILSNHVRIHTGEKPYCCDYCGQKFAFRGTLRSHIRTHTGEKPYSCKLCNFKTSHGDYIITHMRTHTGEKPYSCKLCKYKSAKSQTLRIHMRTHTGEKPYSCKFCEFKCSQSSSLMTHMRAHTGDKPYSCQLCEYKCARHMYLKQHMLTHTSEAL